A region from the Aegilops tauschii subsp. strangulata cultivar AL8/78 chromosome 5, Aet v6.0, whole genome shotgun sequence genome encodes:
- the LOC109762803 gene encoding uncharacterized protein, translating into MGREVSESCVDGVVMEMVAAYCGRFYAAKPELAAGRIEAIGFQVGHQLSERYTMERPRFTDHLEAIKFICKDFWSELFKKQIDNLKTNHRGTFVLQDNHFRWLTRVSLDPAVESTDATENDSGSLGDSAAQTTSMLLYFPCGLIRGALTNLGIPCAVSADMSNLPACSFVVRIKT; encoded by the exons ATGGGGCGGGAGGTGTCGGAGAGCTGCGTTGATGGGGTGGTGATGGAGATGGTGGCTGCCTACTGCGGCCGCTTCTACGCCGCCAagccggagctcgccgccggtcgCATTGAGGCCATCGGCTTCCAGGTTGGCCATCAGCTCTCCGAGAG GTACACGATGGAGCGCCCTCGATTTACTGATCATCTTGAGGCAATCAAATTTATTTGCAAAGATTTTTGGTCAGAACTGTTCAAGAAGCAGATTGACAATCTGAAAACAAATCATAGG GGTACCTTCGTTCTTCAAGATAACCATTTCCGGTGGCTTACTCGTGTTTCTCTAGATCCAGCAGTAGAGAGCACTGATGCAACTGAGAATGACTCTGGGTCATTGGGTGATTCTGCAGCCCAAACAACAAGCATGCTTTTATATTTCCCATGTGGGTTAATAAGAGGTGCTCTCACAAACTTGGGAATTCCGTGTGCTGTCTCTGCAGATATGTCAAACCTTCCAGCAT GTTCTTTTGTGGTGCGCATAAAGACATGA
- the LOC109762797 gene encoding uncharacterized protein: MDDDGDWITARYLLSSILGRNPLVVDHVDEESFPVDHAPAAAARGGPAEAPAWQPPPAVFAAPSVAGTVCAVCTEEIAVADPVVRLPCAHWYHAGCIAPWLGIRSTCPMCRAELPAREEAGEAGAVGREKPPRAEAGTSGAGVRRDASSYGGYVAAGGVLSG, translated from the coding sequence ATGGACGACGACGGCGACTGGATCACGGCGAGGTACCTCCTCTCCTCCATCCTCGGCCGAAACCCGCTCGTCGTCGACCACGTCGACGAGGAGTCCTTCCCGGTCGAccacgcccccgccgccgccgcccgcggcgGGCCGGCGGAGGCGCCGGCGTGGCAGCCGCCGCCGGCCGTGTTCGCGGCGCCGAGCGTGGCCGGCACGGTGTGCGCGGTGTGCACGGAGGAGATCGCGGTGGCGGACCCCGTGGTGCGGCTGCCGTGCGCGCACTGGTACCACGCCGGCTGCATCGCGCCCTGGCTCGGGATCCGGAGCACCTGCCCCATGTGCCGCGCCGAGCTGCCGGCcagggaggaggccggcgaggCCGGCGCCGTCGGCCGCGAGAAGCCCCCGCGCGCCGAGGCCGGGACCAGCGGCGCCGGCGTGCGGCGGGACGCGTCGTCGTACGGGGGGTACGTCGCCGCCGGGGGCGTCCTGTCCGGCTGA